From Debaryomyces hansenii CBS767 chromosome C complete sequence, a single genomic window includes:
- a CDS encoding DEHA2C06182p (highly similar to uniprot|P36160 Saccharomyces cerevisiae YKR081C RPF2) codes for MIRTIKPKTARSKRALAKKESKLVENTKSALFVPGSSGNKFLHDAMCDLMALKKPNVKKFSKKNEIRPFEDASNLEFFSEKNDNSLMVFSSNNKKRPNTLTFARFFNHKVFDMIELSIQNNSKLLQDFKKLTFTIGLKPMFVFNGPAFDSHPVFQHIKSLFMDFYRGEETDLQDVAGLQHIIALSTGEIEDPNSSSLPLVHFRVYKLKTYKSGQKVPRVEIDEIGPRFDFKIGRRITPPPEVEKEAYAVPKQLQPKQKKNVSTDFMGDKVAQIHVGKQDLGRLQTRKMKGLKAKYDQDDFDNEDEDFLSAEEEPESKRQKV; via the exons ATGATTAGAACTAT TAAACCAAAGACTGCTCGTTCAAAGAGAGCCTTAGCCAAAAAGGAATCTAAATTAGTAGAAAATACTAAGTCTGCTTTGTTTGTGCCAGGTTCTTCAGGTAATAAGTTTTTACACGATGCCATGTGTGACTTAATGGCGTTGAAGAAGCCAAATGTTAAAAAGTTCtcgaagaagaatgaaatcAGACCTTTTGAAGATGCCTCTAACTTAGAATTTTTCTCTGAGAAGAATGACAATTCGTTGATGGTTTTCTCATCAAACAACAAAAAGAGACCAAACACGTTAACATTCGCTAGATTTTTCAACCATAAAGTGTTCGATATGATTGAATTGTCTATacaaaataattccaaattgTTAcaagatttcaaaaagttaACTTTCACCATAGGATTAAAACCAATGTTCGTTTTTAATGGACCTGCATTTGACAGTCATCCAGTGTTTCAGCATATCAAGTCGTTATTTATGGACTTTTACAGAGGTGAAGAAACTGATTTACAAGATGTAGCTGGTTTACAACATATCATTGCGTTATCAACTGGTGAGATTGAAGATCCAAACTCAAGCTCGTTACCTTTGGTGCATTTCCGTGTATACAAATTGAAGACTTATAAATCTGGACAGAAGGTTCCAAgagttgaaattgatgaaatagGTCCAAGATTCGATTTCAAGATTGGTAGAAGAATCACACCTCCACCAGAAGTTGAGAAGGAAGCATACGCTGTACCAAAACAATTACAACCTAAGCAAAAGAAGAACGTTAGTACTGATTTTATGGGTGATAAGGTTGCTCAAATTCATGTTGGTAAGCAAGATTTAGGTAGATTACAAACTAGAAAGATGAAGGGTTTGAAAGCTAAATACGATCAAGATGACTTTGAcaatgaagacgaagacTTCCTTTCAGCTGAAGAGGAACCTGAATCTAAGAGACAAAAAGTTTAA
- a CDS encoding DEHA2C06226p (weakly similar to CA0286|IPF14618 Candida albicans) — protein sequence MLIRSPGYMAELDAHMKAEKESTKIENELREKAEARQLIGKEAIHRETHTFLMHATIGPYSGSKNPSRIKYFISEILRISERFSLNDTQLITLSGRNMTGRAEEWFHAYRCSAKCRDETFQQFTHHLIHHFAGANDKQQQVEDIVNLKQNNRVIEYSSHFESFLQKLPKDFFTEEQKVIFYISGLKPKIKIEVQHEHPLTLIEAIEISQVYENIIKVGSFGNNQVKKTVELDPQRKVECRKYSDQNERTGHDEMKIGSVNIEYQGNKKYICYNCSKEGHFASQCLESALTQNVK from the coding sequence ATGTTAATCAGAAGCCCGGGTTATATGGCTGAACTTGATGCCCACATGAAAGCTGAAAAGGAGTCAAcaaagattgaaaatgaattaagaGAAAAGGCTGAGGCAAGACAGCTTATTGGAAAAGAAGCTATTCATAGAGAAACACATACATTTCTCATGCATGCTACAATTGGTCCATATTCAGGTAGTAAAAATCCCAGCAGGATAAAATACTTTATCAGTGAAATACTTCGTATTTCAGAACGTTTCAGCCTAAATGATACACAATTAATTACTTTAAGTGGTAGGAACATGACAGGAAGAGCCGAGGAATGGTTTCATGCTTATAGGTGTTCTGCAAAATGTAGGGATGAAACTTTTCAGCAGTTCACTCATCATCTTATACATCATTTTGCAGGAGCCAATGACAAGCAACAACAAGTCGAGGATATTGTAAATTTGAAGCAGAATAATAGAGTAATCGAATATAGTAGTCATTTTGAATCTTTTCTACAAAAATTACCGAAAGACTTTTTTAcagaagaacaaaaagtGATATTTTACATTTCTGGCCTAAAGcctaaaatcaaaattgaGGTGCAACATGAACATCCACTTACATTGATTGAAGCCATTGAAATAAGTCAAGTATATGAAAACATAATAAAGGTTGGTAGTTTCGGAAATAATCAAGTCAAGAAGACTGTTGAATTAGATCCACAAAGGAAAGTTGAATGTCGTAAATACTCAGatcaaaatgaaagaaCAGGTCATGATGAAATGAAAATCGGTTCTGTAAACATTGAATACCAGGGAAACAAGAAGTATATATGTTACAACTGTTCAAAAGAAGGGCATTTTGCATCCCAGTGTCTTGAAAGCGCATTGACTCAAAATGTGAAGTAG
- a CDS encoding DEHA2C06248p (weakly similar to uniprot|P53746 Saccharomyces cerevisiae YNR060W FRE4 Ferric reductase or uniprot|P36033 Saccharomyces cerevisiae YKL220C FRE2 Ferric reductase), with translation MYYKWAYTSFFIAILLTPFLIPTNSALASKYRRIKVVLSICLLISVLISVTPEKAVKGGPVQTFGQSTIALLGCSFQIMKLGSFCDPSSGVNARECFCVNPNAMSTISYCYMTAHEGQIDSFLKACATQFNVTVTRERFEESFINYTKYARVPDQLDPSGVVNHPIKLNDSMISTYTHAYDQFLGNYDRSVYYGGILVGYWFVVFLLAAMGNWSKILFPNTVMKMTGRISNVFRKKISLPATGGKRKTSEKPFLRILDMLVPTRAETLILIGFSALTIHLLQSKIEYIDGDPVFSNKISALLRYTAVRASIISSETIPLLILFGGRNNFLQWLTRWDYSTFITFHRWLSRIIFFLVVIHAVCYSFYMGDYFETMRETYLIWGAIATVAGGFIMIQGLLVLRRRWYEMFLIIHIVLAALFIGASWVHVNDLYCLWFYYYATALWVFDRVIRLGRLFSFGFPNAKVVLLADETLKIIVPTPEHWESVPGGHAFIHFLTPTCFWQSHPFTYTIAVDDPNKIVLYIKVKEGVTQHMYKYLLQHPGKSTNIRVAIEGSYGESTAASRYDTAVFVAGGNGIPGIYAEVFDLAVRTNDLKQSLKLIWVIREYKSLFWFYEELLALKGINIETTIYITKPESHICIQEFNNRLLNTDMDISNDMGQGNDTVLGNMSNKEHKQCDIVKKIKTELSHIKVIDGRPMMGLMVAQNIQEAKKSAAFITCGHPNMVDDIRASVVKNIDNEEHKRVDYFEQLQVWA, from the coding sequence ATGTACTACAAATGGGCATATACATCATTTTTCATAGCCATATTATTGACGCCATTTCTAATACCCACAAATAGTGCTTTAGCTCTGAAGTATAGAAGAATAAAAGTGGTGTTAAGTATATGTTTGTTGATATCGGTATTGATCAGTGTAACGCCAGAGAAGGCGGTTAAGGGGGGACCAGTCCAGACATTTGGACAGTCAACAATAGCGCTCTTGGGATGCAgctttcaaataatgaaattggGTTCATTCTGTGACCCAAGTTCGGGTGTTAATGCTCGTGAATGCTTCTGCGTCAACCCAAATGCTATGTCGACAATTTCATATTGTTACATGACAGCACACGAAGGACAAATAGACTCATTTTTGAAGGCTTGTGCAACACAATTTAATGTTACGGTTACCAGAGAAAGATTTGAGGAATCGTTCATCAATTATACGAAATACGCAAGGGTTCCAGACCAGCTTGATCCTTCAGGAGTGGTTAATCATCCGATAAAGTTGAATGATTCCATGATACTGACGTACACACATGCATACGACCAGTTCCTAGGCAATTATGATAGATCTGTATATTATGGTGGCATTTTGGTTGGGTATTGGTTTGTCGTCTTCTTGCTCGCAGCTATGGGAAATTGgtcaaaaattttattccCGAATACTGTCATGAAAATGACTGGTAGAATTTCGAATGTATTTCGTAAAAAAATAAGTTTACCAGCTACTGGAGGGAAAAGAAAAACAAGCGAGAAACCATTTCTCAGAATATTGGACATGTTGGTTCCTACCAGGGCTGAAactttaatattaatagGATTTTCAGCCTTAACTATCCACCTTTTACAAagtaaaattgaatatattgatGGCGATCCAGTCTTCAGTAACAAAATTTCTGCTTTATTGCGTTATACTGCGGTAAGAGCAAGTATTATCAGTAGTGAAACCATACCATTGTTAATTCTATTTGGTGGTAGAAATAACTTCTTACAATGGTTAACAAGATGGGATTATTCCACGTTTATTACCTTTCACAGATGGTTGTCACGTATCATATTTTTCCTTGTCGTCATTCATGCTGTCTGTTATTCCTTTTACATGGGAGATTACTTTGAGACTATGCGCGAGACATATTTGATATGGGGGGCTATTGCAACTGTTGCTGGGGGTTTTATAATGATCCAAGGCTTATTAGTATTGAGAAGAAGGTGGTATGAGATGTTCTTAATAATACATATTGTCCTTGCAGCATTATTCATAGGAGCATCCTGGGTACATGTTAATGACCTCTACTGCCTCTGGTTCTATTATTATGCTACAGCATTATGGGTTTTCGACAGAGTGATAAGACTAGGGAGGTTATTCTCGTTTGGTTTTCCTAATGCCAAGGTTGTATTATTAGCAGATgaaactttgaaaattatagTTCCAACTCCAGAACACTGGGAGTCGGTCCCAGGGGGGCATGCATTCATTCACTTTTTGACTCCTACTTGCTTTTGGCAATCACATCCATTTACCTATACTATTGCCGTTGATGATCCCAATAAAATAGTGTTGTATATAAAAGTGAAGGAAGGTGTAACGCAACACATGTATAAGTATTTGTTGCAACACCCAGGCAAAAGTACTAATATTAGAGTTGCAATAGAAGGTTCGTATGGTGAATCCACTGCGGCGAGCAGGTACGATACAGCTGTGTTTGTTGCTGGTGGTAATGGAATTCCTGGTATATACGCAGAGGTATTCGACTTAGCGGTTAGGACTAATGATTTAAAACAATCATTAAAACTAATATGGGTAATTCGGGAATataaatctttattttggttttatgaagaattattagcaTTGAAAGGTATTAATATTGAGACTACGATCTATATTACAAAACCAGAATCACATATTTGTATACAAGAGTTCAATAACAGACTTTTGAACACTGATATGGATATATCAAATGACATGGGTCAAGGCAATGATACAGTATTGGGGAATATGTCTAATAAGGAACACAAACAATGTGATATTgtcaaaaaaattaaaacgGAGTTGAGCCACATTAAAGTTATAGATGGAAGGCCAATGATGGGCTTGATGGTTGCACAAAATATTCAGGAAGCAAAAAAATCAGCTGCCTTCATAACATGTGGTCATCCAAATATGGTAGACGATATTAGAGCATCAGTTGTAAAGAacattgataatgaagaacatAAGAGGGTAGATTACTTTGAGCAATTGCAGGTTTGGGCctga
- a CDS encoding DEHA2C06270p (similar to uniprot|P36077 Saccharomyces cerevisiae YKL086W SRX1 Sulfiredoxin) produces MSLQSSNLKVDYIPLNEIRRPIPPVLDHQKIDAMVSTLQGTPMASATCNIEDMDAGELPPVDVFKVREEGKSYYFAFGGCHRFQAYDRIGSEGNKETLVKCKILPATRRTLKLYLGASVDEMFKDIDEEK; encoded by the coding sequence ATGTCATTACaatcatcaaatttaaaaGTTGATTATATCccattaaatgaaataagAAGGCCAATTCCTCCGGTTTTAGATCATCAAAAGATAGATGCGATGGTATCAACCCTTCAAGGCACTCCTATGGCCTCCGCAACTTGTAATATTGAAGACATGGATGCAGGAGAATTGCCTCCTGTAGATGTTTTTAAAGTTAGAGAAGAAGGTAAATCGTACTATTTTGCATTTGGTGGTTGTCATAGGTTTCAAGCATACGATAGGATAGGATCAGAAGGAAACAAAGAAACGTTAGTGAAATGCAAAATACTTCCTGCTACAAGGCGAACATTAAAGTTATATTTAGGTGCTTCGGTTGATGAAATGTTTAAAGACATCGACGAAGAGAAATAA
- a CDS encoding DEHA2C06292p (weakly similar to uniprot|P53746 Saccharomyces cerevisiae YNR060W FRE4 Ferric reductase or uniprot|P36033 Saccharomyces cerevisiae YKL220C FRE2 Ferric reductase) translates to MKLFSVYCTSLLLLMMDVSAHGGGRGESERSIGSGVSSSEHGGRAEASSTYNISSESSSTGGSSHGSSSESGHGGSSQGGHGGKSKKGGHHNQSGKPYSTSNLSQIAYTACSQLVSATATFCDSSSEYFSACFCVDPNALATIAGCYHIANKASKNNVKTLSSNCEAYKINISFDQFEAAYKNYTLNAKETSQIKNFNASVPVDVPIKLNATSVNLYQESYKQSLGNAYFSLFYGSGILGYWALVFLIAAIANWSKHLFPGLVKKFTGPVSNKWRKYITLPATGTKSKTNEKPFLKFFDFLVPTRLETIIIVGFTALTIAACSAQIKYVENGPRNDNKHQTLLRLVADRTGIISTIIMPLLILFAGRNNFLQWLTRWDFATFIAFHRWVARVVFILVFIHSIAYTAAYLMSGRYYSRMQSNFMVWGTIATVAGGIIAFQGMLYFRRNWYEIFLIIHIIMAALFIGGAWIHVDGLGYVWFYYATVAVWVFDRVVRIGRLIAFGCPKSEVILLADETLKVIVPKPSYWKSSPGGHAFIHFMRPSCFWQSHPFTYTCSKEENKIVLYCKVKGGITHSLYQYLASHPGRTTKIRVSLEGPYGESTAAKNYDSAVFVAGGNGIPGIYSEIHDLAFRSKSNIKQSLKLVWVVREYRSLYWFYAELVALKTTKINTTIYITKPELEAHVDEFNNRIPIVINETASDLDVTVEKKFESVDDTDSYKDKSSSGDSSSEEPVDKNRIIEIVKSELSHVTFKEGRPSMEEMVLQEIDESNGSVAFVTCGHPLMVDDLRHSVVKNLDNTEGKRVEFFEQLQVWT, encoded by the coding sequence atgaaGCTATTTTCAGTATATTGTACGTCGCTACTTTTGCTCATGATGGATGTTAGTGCGCATGGTGGAGGTAGAGGTGAGAGCGAGAGAAGTATTGGGAGCGGTGTCAGTAGTTCAGAACATGGAGGTAGAGCAGAAGCTAGTAGCACATATAATATTAGTTCGGAAAGTAGTAGCACAGGTGGTAGCTCGCACGGTAGTAGCTCAGAAAGTGGCCATGGTGGTAGTTCACAAGGTGGTCATGGTGGTAAATCCAAGAAAGGTGGGCATCATAACCAATCTGGTAAGCCATATTCAACTTCAAACTTATCACAAATAGCTTACACTGCTTGCTCTCAGTTGGTTTCAGCCACTGCAACATTTTGCGATTCAAGTTCAGAATATTTCAGTGCATGTTTCTGCGTAGATCCAAACGCTTTAGCTACTATTGCTGGTTGTTATCATATAGCAAACAAGGCGTCCAAAAACAATGTCAAGACATTAAGCTCAAATTGTGAAGCatacaaaattaatattagtTTTGACCAATTTGAAGCAGcatataaaaattatacTTTAAATGCCAAAGAAACAAGccaaatcaaaaattttaatgCCTCTGTTCCTGTGGATGTTCCAATTAAGTTAAATGCGACCTCAGTTAATTTGTACCAGGAATCTTACAAACAAAGTTTAGGTAATGCTTATTTTTCGTTATTTTATGGATCCGGCATTTTAGGGTATTGGGCTCTTGTATTCTTGATTGCAGCCATTGCTAACTGGTCGAAGCATTTATTCCCTGGCTTGGTAAAAAAGTTTACTGGCCCAGTATCTAATAAATGGAGAAAATATATCACGTTACCAGCAACAGGCACCAAAAGTAAAACCAACGAGAAGCcttttttgaaattctttGACTTCTTAGTGCCTACGAGACTTGAAACTATAATCATTGTTGGTTTCACGGCTCTTACTATCGCAGCATGTAGTGCTCAGATTAAATACGTTGAAAATGGCCCTCGTAACGATAATAAACATCAAACTCTACTTCGTCTTGTGGCAGACAGAACAGGgattatttcaacaattatCATGCCATTATTGATCTTATTTGCTGGTCGTAATAACTTTTTGCAATGGTTAACCAGATGGGATTTTGCTACCTTCATTGCATTCCATAGATGGGTAGCAAGAGTAGTTTTCATTTTGGTATTCATTCATTCTATTGCATATACGGCAGCTTACCTTATGTCTGGTAGATATTACTCTCGTATGCAAAGCAACTTTATGGTATGGGGAACTATAGCAACAGTAGCCGGTGGTATTATCGCATTCCAAGGCATGCTATActttagaagaaattggtatgaaatatttttgataattcatattattatggctgcattatttattggagGTGCATGGATTCACGTTGATGGATTAGGATACGTCTGGTTTTATTATGCTACTGTAGCAGTATGGGTATTTGATAGGGTCGTTAGAATTGGAAGATTAATTGCTTTCGGCTGTCCTAAATCTGAAGTGATATTATTAGCTGACGAAACGTTGAAGGTTATAGTTCCAAAACCATCATATTGGAAATCTTCACCAGGTGGACATGCtttcattcattttatGAGACCTTCATGCTTTTGGCAATCACACCCGTTCACATATACCTGTtctaaagaagaaaacaaaattgtGTTGTACTGTAAGGTCAAAGGAGGTATAACTCACAGTTTATATCAATACTTAGCTAGTCATCCTGGACGTACTACGAAAATCCGGGTTTCTTTAGAAGGACCTTATGGAGAATCCACTGCTGCTAAAAATTATGACTCTGCAGTGTTTGTTGCAGGTGGTAATGGTATTCCAGGTATTTATTCCGAAATTCATGATTTAGCTTTCAGATCGAAGTCTAATATCAAACAGTCATTGAAATTGGTCTGGGTTGTTAGGGAATATAGATCATTGTATTGGTTTTATGCGGAATTAGTTGCATTGAAAACtaccaaaatcaatacTACTATTTATATCACGAAACCTGAACTTGAAGCGCATGTTGACGAATTTAACAACCGTATTCCGATTGTCATAAATGAAACTGCTTCTGATCTTGACGTTACCGTCGAGAAGAAATTTGAGAGTGTAGATGACACCGATTCTTACAAAGATAAATCAAGCAGCGGAGATAGTTCTAGCGAAGAGCCAGTGGACAAAAACagaatcattgaaatcGTGAAATCTGAATTGTCGCATGTTACCTTCAAGGAAGGTAGACCATCAATGGAAGAGATGgttcttcaagaaatagACGAATCGAATGGATCAGTTGCATTCGTTACATGTGGACACCCATTAATGGTTGATGATTTGCGTCATTCTGTAGTTAAGAACTTGGATAACACGGAGGGCAAACGTGTTGAATTCTTCGAACAATTACAAGTGTGGACATAA
- a CDS encoding DEHA2C06314p (similar to uniprot|P53746 Saccharomyces cerevisiae YNR060W FRE4 Ferric reductase or uniprot|P36033 Saccharomyces cerevisiae YKL220C FRE2 Ferric reductase) codes for MKFSSIKYSLLSLFLFIVGIKTVDADRGAPYTNYGLAGRIASSCSGAVSATATFCDPTSPYAYTCYCIDPNALAMVAGCYHILDKMSPEFVSKLSENCEISGLSITFDQFEAAYDNYTSLAKDSEDIKDFNATIPIDIPVKLNSTVVKLYVEAYDQFLGNYDNSLYYGSGVLGYWALISVVAIIVNWTKLLFPGLVRKFTGPVSNTWRKHVTLPAAASKNKTNEKPFLKVFDFLVPSRLETLILIGFVAVTIACCSANIRYVENDPLFATRRLAIVRYVADRTGIVVSVNMPLLILFAGRNNFLQWLTRWDFATFIAFHRWVARIIFILVVIHAFCFTTSFCIRGSYAVHMIRTYLIWGTLATVAGGVIMVQGMLFLRRKWYEMFLIIHIIMAALFIGGAWIHVDELGYVWFYYATVAVWVFDRVVRIGRLVVFGCPKSEVILLADETLKVVVPKPSYWKSVPGGHAFIHFMRPSCFWQSHPFTFTSSEEEDKIVLYCKVKGGVTHGLYQYLANHPGRTTQIRVALEGPYGEPTAAKRYDSAVFVAGGNGIPGIYSEIHDLAVRSKSNIKQSLKLVWVVREYRSLYWFYEEILALKNTKINTTIYVTKPESHAYVEEFNHRIPLITNESDSDADIAVEKKHEKIEDSYSLKEKDISGDSTDEDPVDKNRIIEIVKSELSHVTFKEGRPSMEEMVLQEIDESNGSVAFVTCGHPLMVDDLRHSVVKNLDNTEGKRVEFFEQLQVWA; via the coding sequence atGAAGTTTTCGTCAATAAAATACAGCTTGTTGCtgttatttttatttattgttggTATCAAAACTGTGGATGCGGACAGAGGGGCACCTTATACAAATTATGGCTTAGCAGGAAGAATAGCTTCATCATGTTCTGGAGCTGTCTCGGCCACTGCTACATTTTGTGATCCAACTTCGCCGTATGCTTATACTTGCTACTGCATTGATCCAAATGCATTGGCTATGGTTGCTGGATGTTATCATATTCTTGACAAGATGTCACCAGAGTTTGTTAGCAAGTTAAGTGAAAACTGTGAAATATCTGGACTCTCCATTACATTTGACCAATTTGAAGCAGCATATGATAATTATACTTCTCTTGCTAAAGATTCGGAGGATATCAAGGATTTTAATGCAACCATTCCCATTGACATTCCTGTCAAGTTAAATTCCACAGTAGTAAAGTTATACGTTGAAGCCTATGATCAATTTTTGGGAAATTATgacaattcattatattatgGATCTGGTGTTCTAGGATACTGGGCTCTTATATCTGTGGTTGCAATTATTGTGAACTGGACAAAACTATTATTCCCAGGATTGGTGAGAAAGTTTACCGGTCCAGTATCAAACACATGGAGAAAACATGTTACGTTACCTGCAGCAGCTAGCAAAAATAAAACCAACGAGAAACCCTTCTTGAAGGTCTTCGACTTCTTGGTGCCTTCAAGACTTGAGACTTTAATTCTCATAGGTTTTGTTGCAGTCACTATTGCATGCTGCAGTGCTAATATCAGATACGTTGAGAATGACCCATTATTTGCAACTAGACGTCTTGCTATAGTCCGTTATGTTGCTGATAGAACTGGGATTGTGGTATCAGTTAATATGccattattgattttatttgcTGGTCGTAATAACTTCTTACAATGGTTGACTAGATGGGATTTCGCAACCTTCATTGCATTCCATAGATGGGTAgcaagaattatttttattttggtAGTTATTCATGCTTTTTGCTTTACCACTTCTTTCTGTATAAGAGGCAGTTATGCTGTACATATGATAAGGACGTATCTTATATGGGGAACTTTGGCTACAGTTGCGGGTGGTGTCATCATGGTACAAGGCATGTTGTTCttaagaagaaaatggTATGAAATGTTCTTGATAATTCATATCATTATGGCTGCATTATTCATTGGAGGTGCATGGATTCATGTTGACGAATTAGGGTATGTCTGGTTTTACTATGCTACTGTAGCAGTATGGGTATTTGATAGGGTTGTTAGAATTGGAAGATTAGTAGTGTTTGGCTGTCCTAAATCTGAAGTGATACTATTAGCTGATGAGACGTTAAAGGTTGTAGTTCCAAAACCATCATATTGGAAATCGGTACCGGGAGGACATGCtttcattcattttatGAGACCTTCATGTTTCTGGCAATCGCATCCGTTCACGTTCACAAGTtccgaagaagaagacaaaaTTGTATTGTATTGTAAGGTCAAAGGAGGTGTGACGCATGGGttatatcaatatcttgCTAATCATCCTGGCCGTACTACTCAGATTCGTGTTGCATTAGAGGGACCATATGGAGAGCCAACAGCAGCTAAAAGATACGACTCTGCAGTATTTGTTGCAGGTGGTAATGGTATACCAGGTATCTACTCCGAAATTCATGATTTAGCGGTCAGATCGAAGTCCAACATCAAAcaatcattgaaattagtCTGGGTTGTCAGAGAGTACAGATCATTGTACTGGTTTTATGAGGAAATACTTGCATTGAAGAACACCAAAATCAACACTACCATTTACGTCACGAAGCCTGAATCTCACGCTTACGTGGAGGAGTTCAACCATCGTATCCCACTTATCACAAATGAATCTGATTCTGATGCCGATATAGCGGTTGAAAAGAAACACGAAAAGATCGAGGATAGttattctttgaaagaaaaggatATCAGTGGAGATAGTACTGATGAAGATCCGGTCGATAAGAACAGAATTATTGAGATCGTGAAGTCTGAATTGTCGCATGTCACCTTCAAGGAAGGTAGGCCATCAATGGAAGAGATGgttcttcaagaaatagACGAATCGAATGGATCAGTTGCATTCGTTACCTGTGGACACCCATTAATGGTTGATGATTTGCGTCATTCTGTGGTTAAGAACTTGGATAACACGGAGGGCAAACGTGTTGAATTCTTCGAACAATTACAAGTTTGGGCCTAA